Within Chthonomonadales bacterium, the genomic segment CTGGTACCTGCAGTTCTTCTTCTACGGCATGGGCACCACGCAGATGGGACGCTACGACTTCTCGAGCTGGACCATCCATATGGCTTTCATCATCGTCTTCAGCAACCTTTGGGGCATCGGCTTCCACGAGTGGCGCGGCGTGCGGCGGGTCACCATGGCGGTCGTCTGGGCCGGCATCGCGGTGCTCATCCTCTCCACGGTGATCATCGGGGCCGGCAACTACCTGGCGTCGCGATGAGCGGGGCCGGCCGGGCCGCGCGCGCGGCGACCCTCGTGGCGGCGAGCGGCAGCGTGCTGTTCGCCTTCTCGGAGCGGCTGTTCTGGTCGTTCTGGCGACGCGGCGACACTCCGGGCGAGTTGCTCATCACCTGGCTCGCCTACTGCCTGCTTGCCTGGATCTTCCTGGCGATCGTGCGGGCCTGGCGCGTCGACGGCCCGTGGCCGCTCTTTCTGGCCGGCGCCGTCTATGGCTGGATCGGCGAGGGGGTCCTGGTGGACACGCTCTACGGCGGGCCGGGCAACCCGCTGCCGCTCTCCATCTCGTGGACCGGCCTGGCGTGGCACGCGCTGCTGAGCGTGTGGGTCGGCTGGTACGCGCTGCGCCTCGCGCTCACGGCGGGCCCCGCCACGCGGGCCGCCGGCGTCTGCGCGGCGATCGGCGCGGGCTGGGGCGCCTGGGCGCTCTGGTGGCCGCGGGAGCCCGAGGGGATCGTCTCGGTCGGCGTGGGCGCGTTCGCCTCCCATGCGCTCTTCGTGTGGGCGTTGCTGAGCGCCGCCGCGTGGGCCTGGGGCGCGGCCGGAGCCGACGCCTTCCGGCCGGGGCGCGGGCAGCACATGGGCCTGGCGCTCCTCGTGCTCGCCTTCTTCGGGCTGGTGCGGGCGCCCGTCACGCCGGCGGCCGCCGCCGTGCTGCCGCCGCTGCTCGCGCTCTGCTGGCTGGGCCTGCGCGCTCACCGACGCGTCGCCTCCGGGCCGGACCTGCTGGACGTGCTCTCCAAGCCGGTCCCGCCCTTGCGGCTGCTTGCCCTGGCAGCGATGCCCGCGGCGGCAATCGCTGTCTACGGCGCCGGGCGCGCGGCGGGGCTCGCGCCGCCAACGAACGTGGCGGTCTACCTGGTCACCACGCCGCTCGGCTTCGCGTGCTTCGCGTGGGCGCTGCTCGTGTGCATGCGCGGGCGGGCCGGGCGCCCGGCCGCCGGCGCCCCGTGAGCGCCAACGGGCTCTCGGCCGGGGAGGGCCGGACCCACGCGCGGCCGACGGCGCTCGCCCGTAGCCCTTGCGCGCCCGGCAGCGGCAGGGCGCATGTGAACCCACGGGAGACCATCATGCCCATCGTGCCGTTCGGCCCTTGCGTGCTCCTGGCCCTGGCGCTGTTCCTGCTGGCGTCATGCGCGTCCGACGCGTTCGCGGACGAACGGGTGGTTGTCTCCAACGCGGCCTTCCGTCTGGAGGTGTACTGCGCCGCCGGCGACGTGCTCGCCACCCTCACCGACCTGCGCTCCGGGCGCCGCCTGGCGGACGGGCCCGTGCTCTACGCGGCCACGCGCGAAGGCGTGCGCGCGGAGGGGCTGGAGGGAGCCACCGCGCGCGCCGCCGCAGGCCGGCTCACGGTGCGCGGCCGCCTGGCGGGGCTGGAGCTGACGCAGACCTTCACAGCCGTGCGCGGCAGACCGTGGCTGGAGGAGCGCATCGCCCTCCGCAACCCGGGCCGCTCCGGAGCGCGCCTGGAGGACCTGGCGATCGGCCTGGGCCGTCCCCTGATCGACGCCGCGGGCCGTCCCGCCGCCGACCTGGCGGCCGACCGCTGGATCGCGGTCCCCTTCCGTCACCGCGCAACGGACCCGAAGGGGTTGCGCCGCGACTACGGCGCGGCCGACCTCGGCAAGGGCGCCGGCCACGGCCTCGTGAGCGGACCGGAGCAGTGGCCCCAGGACGGCCCGCGCCGGCTCTGGCTCTCCGAGGGTTGGGCCTGGACGCATGGCGGCGAGACGGTGGGCCTCTTTCGCTACTGCCAGGAGCACCTTCAGTTCAGCGCACTCTCGCCGGAGACCGGCGTTCTCGGCACTCGCCTGCGCTTCGGAGGCGCCTGGATGGCCGGCGGCGAGCCGGCCGCGCTCGGACGGATGGCCGGCGGCGTCCGCGTGGACCTGGGCCTCACGCGCTACGCGGCCGTGCGCGGCGGCTGGGCGGAGGCAGCCCGCGCCTTCCGCGACCTGCTGGACGAGAAGGGCTGCCGGTTCCCCGCGGACTACAACCCGCCCGTGCACTGGGAGCAGCTCTACAACATGGAGGGCGCCTGGAACGACCGGCCTCACCGCTACACCCTGGCGGCCATCGAGAGGGAAGCCGCGCTCGGCCGCGCCTACGGCTGCGAGGCGATCTACCTGGACCCGGGATGGGACACGGCCTTCGGAACCTTCCTGTGGGGCGAGGACTGGCTGGGGCCGCGCCGGGCGTTCGTGGACCGAATGCGGCGCGAGCACGGCCTGGAGCTGGCGCTGCACTGCCCGCTCGCCACGTGGATGTCGGGACCTCTGAGCTGGGGCATCGAGGCCGTGGAGAGCTGGCCGAAGGCGGGGCTCCGCCGCGACCCGCGCGCCGCCAACGGCGACCCGCCGCCGGTGCCGGCCGTGGTGGACGGCCGGCGCAACCTGGCGCTCCTGCCGGACGCGCGCGCCTCGGCGTCCTCGGTGCTGGACGGCGGGAGCTGGCCGATCCACCAGGTCGCGCACCTGGCCGACGGCTGGTACGGCAACACGGGGAGCTGGATCGCCGGGACGGCGCCGGCCTGGGCCGAGATCGACCTTGGCGCCGCCTACCGCGTGGGCGAGGTGCGGCTGGGCAACGACCACAGGGGTCAGTATTCGGACCGCGCGGCCACCCGGCTTCGCGTTCGGGCCACCGAGGACGAGTCGGGAGACTCCGGTTGGACGACGGTGCGCGAGGTCGGGCCGACCCGGCTGGCGGGAACCGCCGCGTTCGCCTTCTCGCCCGTGCGCGCCCGGCGGATCCGCGTGGAGATCCTGGAGGCCGCCGACGGACTGCCACGACTGGACGAGATCGAGGTGCTCGAGGCGGACCCCGCGCCGCCGGCCGAGGCCGCCGAGCACGAGCGGCGCGCGCGCCGCGGCCCGAAGCCCCCGCCCGCCGGCGCGGCTGGACCCCGGGTCTGCCTGGGCTCGCGCCAGTATATCGACGAGGCCGCGAAGCGGCTCATCGCCAACTGCGACGACGGCGCCGTTTTCCTGATGCTCGACGGCAACTGGTGGAGCGGGGACTGCATCGACCCCGACCACGGCCACCCGATTCCCTACCGCTGGGAGGACCACATACGCGCCAACCTGGAGCTGGCGCGGCGAGTGCACGCTCGCCATCCCCGCGTGCTCATCGAGATGCACGACATGATCGCCGGCGGCAGCACGGCGCGGCCCACGCCCGTCTACTACAAGTACGGCCTGCCGGGCAGCTTCGACGAGAACTGGGGCCTG encodes:
- a CDS encoding discoidin domain-containing protein; its protein translation is MPIVPFGPCVLLALALFLLASCASDAFADERVVVSNAAFRLEVYCAAGDVLATLTDLRSGRRLADGPVLYAATREGVRAEGLEGATARAAAGRLTVRGRLAGLELTQTFTAVRGRPWLEERIALRNPGRSGARLEDLAIGLGRPLIDAAGRPAADLAADRWIAVPFRHRATDPKGLRRDYGAADLGKGAGHGLVSGPEQWPQDGPRRLWLSEGWAWTHGGETVGLFRYCQEHLQFSALSPETGVLGTRLRFGGAWMAGGEPAALGRMAGGVRVDLGLTRYAAVRGGWAEAARAFRDLLDEKGCRFPADYNPPVHWEQLYNMEGAWNDRPHRYTLAAIEREAALGRAYGCEAIYLDPGWDTAFGTFLWGEDWLGPRRAFVDRMRREHGLELALHCPLATWMSGPLSWGIEAVESWPKAGLRRDPRAANGDPPPVPAVVDGRRNLALLPDARASASSVLDGGSWPIHQVAHLADGWYGNTGSWIAGTAPAWAEIDLGAAYRVGEVRLGNDHRGQYSDRAATRLRVRATEDESGDSGWTTVREVGPTRLAGTAAFAFSPVRARRIRVEILEAADGLPRLDEIEVLEADPAPPAEAAEHERRARRGPKPPPAGAAGPRVCLGSRQYIDEAAKRLIANCDDGAVFLMLDGNWWSGDCIDPDHGHPIPYRWEDHIRANLELARRVHARHPRVLIEMHDMIAGGSTARPTPVYYKYGLPGSFDENWGLELMWDPMADLREGRAEALYDYNLGCNIPVYLHIDLRKDNRACVVLWWYASTCRHLGIGGTHADPATAAAQQAAMRRYRELERFFKRGEFVGLSPQVHAHALPAENAVVLNLFNLSDTSRAVTAESPLASLGLDRAERYAVIGDGVNVSDGVLRVRREMAPWSAEVALVRPAR